The following coding sequences are from one Lycium ferocissimum isolate CSIRO_LF1 chromosome 3, AGI_CSIRO_Lferr_CH_V1, whole genome shotgun sequence window:
- the LOC132049205 gene encoding histone-lysine N-methyltransferase, H3 lysine-9 specific SUVH1-like, producing MEQGFGSDSVPPTGPIDKSKVLDVKPLRCLVPVFPSPNGMSSSTTPQPSPFVCVPPSGPFPPGVSPFYPFLSPNESGRSAENQEGFGFGTPISPVPLNSFRTPTANGDTGPRRPGRPRANNNLAAEDDGVSGSQSDQFASGYSVHTNDVEDTGTGKKRGRPRKTRLSQPANNAAGSPPVEVDIDPLLNQLLASFKLVEIDQVKKADGDKELAGRILLVFDLFRRRLTQIEERRGETPGSARRPDLKGANLLMTRGVRTNQSKRIGNVPGVEVGDIFFFRMELCLVGLHAPSMAGIDYMSVKLTGEEEPIAVSIVSSGGYDDEGDDGDVLIYTGQGGVQRRDGQMFDQKLERGNLALEKSMHRGNEVRVIRGVVDVQNGGRGKIYMYDGLYRIRESWAEKSKLGNCSIFKYKLFRVPGQPEAYTLWKSVQQWRDGTATRVGVILPDLTSGAESQPVCLVNDVDDEKGPAYFTYIPSLKYSKPLMKSNNPSIGCQCVGGCQPGGTCPCIQKNGGYLPFNSLGVLMSYKTLIHECGSACSSPPNCRNRITQAGPKARVEVFKTKNRGWGLRSWDPIRGGGFICEYAGEVIEESRVGEFGNDGDDDYIFDATRMYEPLEAVRDYNDESKKVPYPLVISAKKGGNVARFMNHSCSPNVFWQLVVREMNNETYYHVAFFAIRHIPPMQELTFDYGMVPPDKADRRRKKCLCGSLNCRGYFY from the coding sequence ATGGAGCAAGGCTTTGGTTCAGATTCTGTTCCGCCAACGGGGCCTATTGATAAGTCTAAGGTTTTGGATGTGAAACCTTTGAGATGTCTTGTCCCTGTATTTCCATCCCCAAATGGAATGTCATCCTCTACAACTCCTCAACCCTCACCTTTTGTGTGTGTTCCTCCAAGTGGTCCTTTCCCTCCCGGGGTTTCTCCGTTTTATCCGTTTTTGTCCCCTAATGAGTCTGGAAGATCAGCTGAAAATCAGGAAGGTTTTGGTTTTGGGACGCCTATATCTCCTGTTCCTTTGAATTCATTCAGAACTCCAACTGCAAACGGAGACACTGGGCCAAGGAGGCCTGGTAGACCTCGTGCAAATAATAACTTGGCTGCAGAAGATGATGGTGTCAGTGGTTCACAGAGCGACCAATTCGCTAGTGGCTATAGTGTGCACACTAATGATGTTGAAGACACAGGTACGGGTAAAAAAAGGGGAAGACCAAGAAAGACTAGGTTAAGTCAGCCAGCTAATAATGCAGCAGGTAGCCCCCCAGTCGAGGTGGATATCGATCCACTGTTAAATCAGCTGCTCGCGTCCTTTAAACTTGTTGAGATCGATCAGGTTAAGAAAGCCGATGGTGACAAGGAGCTAGCTGGGCGGATACTATTGGTTTTTGATTTGTTCCGCAGAAGGTTGACCCAGATTGAAGAGAGAAGGGGTGAGACTCCAGGTTCTGCAAGAAGGCCAGACCTAAAGGGTGCTAATTTGCTGATGACAAGGGGAGTTCGGACAAATCAATCAAAGAGGATTGGAAATGTACCTGGGGTTGAAGTTGGTGACATTTTTTTCTTCAGGATGGAATTGTGCCTAGTTGGTTTGCATGCACCCAGTATGGCAGGGATAGATTATATGAGTGTCAAACTTACAGGGGAAGAGGAACCTATTGCGGTTAGTATAGTGTCCTCTGGAGGGTATGATGATGAAGGGGATGACGGGGATGTGCTAATTTATACTGGCCAGGGTGGAGTCCAGAGGAGGGATGGCCAAATGTTCGATCAGAAACTTGAGAGGGGAAATCTTGCTTTGGAAAAGAGTATGCATCGCGGCAATGAGGTGAGAGTAATTAGGGGTGTTGTAGATGTTCAAAATGGGGGGAGAGGAAAGATCTATATGTATGATGGACTTTATAGGATCCGGGAATCATGGGCAGAGAAAAGTAAATTGGGCAACTGCAGCATTTTCAAGTACAAATTGTTCAGAGTACCCGGGCAGCCTGAAGCATATACATTGTGGAAATCAGTTCAGCAATGGAGAGATGGAACGGCGACACGTGTTGGAGTTATCCTGCCCGACCTAACATCTGGTGCAGAGAGTCAACCTGTTTGTCTTGTAAATGATGTTGATGACGAGAAGGGACCTGCTTATTTCACATATATCCCAAGTCTGAAATACTCAAAACCTCTCATGAAGTCTAATAATCCATCTATTGGCTGTCAATGTGTTGGCGGATGCCAACCTGGTGGTACTTGTCCTTGCATTCAGAAAAATGGAGGTTATTTGCCTTTCAATTCACTTGGAGTTCTTATGAGTTACAAAACCTTGATACATGAGTGTGGTTCTGCCTGTTCATCCCCTCCAAATTGCAGAAATCGGATCACTCAAGCAGGTCCTAAAGCACGTGTGGAAGtcttcaaaacaaaaaatagagGTTGGGGACTTAGGTCTTGGGATCCAATACGCGGAGGTGGCTTTATCTGTGAATATGCTGGAGAAGTCATTGAGGAATCTAGGGTAGGTGAGTTCGGCAATGATGGCGATGATGATTACATATTTGATGCCACCCGCATGTATGAGCCATTGGAAGCTGTCCGTGATTATAATGACGAATCCAAAAAGGTCCCCTATCCCCTCGTAATAAGTGCAAAAAAAGGTGGCAATGTGGCTCGTTTTATGAACCATAGTTGTTCACCTAACGTTTTCTGGCAGCTTGTTGTACGTGAAATGAACAATGAGACATACTACCACGTTGCCTTTTTTGCCATTAGACATATTCCTCCCATGCAAGAATTGACTTTCGACTATGGCATGGTTCCACCAGACAAAGCAGATCGTAGGAGGAAGAAATGCTTATGTGGGTCATTGAACTGTAGAGGGTATTTTTACTAG